From the genome of Hypanus sabinus isolate sHypSab1 chromosome 29, sHypSab1.hap1, whole genome shotgun sequence:
ttgaaatgtgtggttatttgagatactgtcaCTTTCTAGTCAGCTTGCACCATTCTGACCATCCTCTctcattaataacacttttttcccacggaactgctgctcactgactatttttttgtttcttgcaccattccctCTGAAGTTTAGAGACTGTCCTCCACAAACATCCTAGTAGATGAGCAGTTTCTGGGGCCAACAGTCATTtcgcagtcaaagtcacttagatcatatttatttcccattctgatattggacttcttgaccatgtctccgtgcttttatgcatcgagttgctgccgcatgattggctgattaaatatttgcattagtgagcagcTGTATACAgttcttaataaagtggccactgagtagtTAGTTGCTGTCTCAGCAGGCTTGAGAAATGTAGTAATGATATAACACAAGTAGCACTAAAATTTGCTTGAACAGGATTTTTACTTTGTCTTGCTCTCTTCCTTTGACTATTGGAAAACATTACCTGTTACTTTGAGGTTCTTGTGACCCTTTGCCTTTATCTTACAGATGTATGACCGAGCAATCAGTGCCCCCAATAGCCCCAGCAAAATGGACTTGAGATCAGCAAAGCAAAGCTGGGAGGAGCCCAGCTGGATTGGGTCATCACCCCGCTTATTGAGCAGGGACATGAAAGGCAACATCAGCAGGTCCCTACAGACACTCCCCACCAGCTGTGAAGCAGGTAAGTTCATAGGGGTAGTGATGTAGTCAAAGTTCAAGTAAAGTTATGGTCAAAGTACATctatatcaccatgtacaactctgaggttcactttcttgcaggcattcacagtgaataccaagaaacacagtagaataaaTGAATGACTGCACCCAACAGAAGTTTCaaagaatacaactctgaaattcttcaattctctggGCAGCcaagaaaccaagaaagaaaaagaaaggcagCATAATTATCAACTCCAAAATCCCACCTCCCTGCAAAAACAAACGAACAAAAACGGATCGGGCACTTCAACCTCCAAATcgctcctgcacaaaaaaaaaataaaacttaacaggcacatcgaccccccccAAATCTCCCTCCTCACACAAAAAAATCTGAGGCGATCAGGTGAAAAAATACGGAATATAAAAAAACTAAAAGACTGGAAAAAAATACTTTATAGTCCAAGTTCACATCCAAATGCAGAAAAAACCTGGGCAACAGTCTCCGTGCACAGCAGCAGGCTCTCCCTTTTTCGGTACAGAGCATCCGATCAAAAGACAGGCAGCCGGTGCTCACCCTCTACACTCGCTCCGATGCCTCAATCTCCCTCGTCGCTTTAATGGGTGAGGTTTGTGTATGCTGCTGttgcctctgcctcctggaatcGTCTCAGAGCCTGCAGAGTGCTGGAACAAGTGACCTCCAAACTTTCGCCCTCGTCACTTTAATCGGCGAGCAATAGAAGCTGTAATGGTCAAAATGGGGTGAAACATCAGCCCACAGGCCATCCTGCAGCCTTCCCGCCACAAGGTTTGCTCACGCTGCCATGTGTCTCCCGGAATCCTCTCGGAGAATGCAGAGCACTGAAGCACCCACACGATCTCCAAACAGTAaaacacaggctccaacagtcccagaatcacattcaagacgagcaacaaatataaaatacataatAGAAGTGTAAaagatggtttcatgatctatccagaagttGTCGACCAAAGAAGTGTCGTATGCAGGCGCCATCTTGACAGGAGATCAGGacggacggacaaacaaccaatgtgcaaaagacagcaaactgcaaatataataataaaataaatatcaagaacatgagatgaagagtccttgaaagtgagtccataggttgtaggaacagtttggtgatggggcaagtgaagttatcccctttggttcagaagcttgatggttgaggggtaataactgttcctgaagctggtggtgtgagtcctgaggctcctgtatccttcttgatggcagcagtgagaagagagcatggcctgaatggtgggggtctttgatatgGATGCTTTCTAGCGGTAGTGCTTCATGTAgctgtgctcattggtggggagggcttttccccaATGAACTGAGCTGTAACCAACACTAAATCGTCTGTTTATTAAAGGGGGAAATTAGTGAAGGCTTATTTTTTTGGGTGGGCAGCAGTATGCTTTGGCAAAACTGCTTTTGGATGTACATAATTTCTACCATTTGTTTTTGGTCTTGTGTGTCCTCACTTGATTCTTTCATATCACAGCTTTAAAGCCTCTGGTGCTGTTGTCCCTGGGCTCTACTGCTGAAACAGgtgtctcagaatcaggtttattacttatttattttgatataaaacaacaaattccacgacaTATGCTAgcgatattaaacccgattctgagttCTGAAATATATAAAGTTTAAAAAGTAAGCAGTATAAaagcttcatatgtgatgaggcctgggtggtggcaggctGGTGAGATAATTGGCTAGAATGCACTCCATCGTACATCTCTACAACAAACAGATTTTCCAGTTAGTAATCGATTTTGGAGCTTGCCATGTGCAAATTAGCTGTTGTATTTCCCACACTGCTTCAGGGACTAGACTTCATAAGTgctttaaataaatattttatatttCCACTTCTCTGATATGCAAATATGTAAAGAGCTTTATTCTCTGCTGTCATGACATGAAGGTGGTTCAGCATTGGATCCTTTTGAAGTTGCCATGCTGAATCACATACAGAGAGTGTTGATCTACACTTCTGTGGCTGATCCCCAATGCTTCATGAATGTGCATTTTTGAGCTGTTGTATATGATTTTGTTCCACTTACAGGGCATAAACATTTATTTCTTCAACTTTCAGTAATCTTGCccctctcactccttctcttctcctcacaagCCCATTATTTACCTCTggttccctcctcctctcctttcttccatggtccactgtcctgtcAGATTTCTCCTTCGCCCCATTATCTCTTCCACTTACTCCCGCCTAGCTTCTTAACTCATTCCCCCACATGCCCCCCATCacattctggtttcttcctccttcctttccagtcctgaaaaagggtcttggcccaaaatattaactgtttattcacctctataaatgctgcctgacgtgctgagctcccccagcattttgtgtgtgttgctctggatttccagcatcatatttagtaggtttcaatgagatcccccttcattctcctaaagTCCAATGAGAAAAGTCCAAGAGCCCTCAGGTGCTGCTCATAtgtgaaccctttcattcctgggattgtaCTCCCTGAGCCTTCTTCAATGCCTTTCttagatatagggcccaaaaGTAGTTGGCTTGGGTTTTCTAATTGACCTGTTGTCCAGCTCTACGTAGCCCCAAGCCTTGCTGTTATTTACAATGCCTAGGTACGGCCAGGAGAGTATTTCATTCATATATACCTTTTACTTGCTGTAAATCATAAATATTGAGGCAGTCTGTACTTATTGGACATTGATTTGATATTGCTGTCATTGTCCAAGCATGCATATGTTGAATTTGTTCCAATTGTATCTTGGTACAGATGCTTCCAAGGGTGCTAGTCCCAGTAGGAAGACCCAAATGGATCTGAAGAAAGCCAGGCTCCGGTTGTCCATGCAGGACAAGCTCTTTGCATATTACCGTAAGCACGTTGTTATCCCGGGTGCAGAAGTGAGCCGTGCCAAACAAGCTGCATTGGATATCTGTGCAGAGCTGAGGAACTTCATCCACACCAAGCTTCCTGACATGCCTCTCCGGGATATGTACCTCAGTGGCAGTCTGTATGATGACCTACAGGTTTGGGTTCAATTTAATTCCGTTAAATCGTTTCATCAGATCAGACGGTAGACCACTTGTCCCGTTTCTCTACCACTGAATGCTGTGTTGTCTAGAGACAAGTCTAGTGTAAGAATAAAAAGAAACTACAATGGGGTTAGGAAAAGGACAGATTTATGGTTTTACTCATTTCCTGTCACCCAGTGCAAGGTTAGATCAAATCACACTGGTAATTGCTTGATCCATCAGATgataaagcagaattaggccatttggcccattgagttaatGCCAGCATTCAAttgtggttgatttattttccttctcagccccattttcctgtcttcctcTCATTCCCTTTAACGTCCTTACTAGTTAaacacctatcaacttctgcttcaaatatacctgATCACCTGGCCCCCATTTCcactcatctgtggaaatggatTCCCCGGTTCACCACCcagtggttaaagaaattcctcatctctgttatgaAGGGATgtcctctattctgaagttgtgtcctctggtcctagactcctccactattggaaacatctagtccatatctactctatctaaagctttcaatattcaattggcTTCAGTGAAATTCCCCCCtttttcttctaagctccagcgagtacaagcacagagcaatcaaatgctcctcttatgttaaccctttcattcccggcattcaacagatttcatgacatgtgactgtgatattaaacctgattttgataaaacacctctggactctctccaataccagcTCCTCCTTTTttagatatagggcccaaaaTAGTTGGCCTGGGTTTTCTGGTTTGTCCTGCTGTCAGGCTTTGAACGGAACCAGCGCATTCCAAAACGCTTTGCAGTTTTGTGTTTTGAATTGTGCCATGGAGTCTTGGCAAACGATTGGATGTACAGGTTCCTATGGTCAGTAACCTGATAAGTAACAAGGTAATCTAATAACATGATGTTATGAGAATCTGTCGTCCTTCATAAACATGGGCTTGAAGATGGTGTCAGTAATATAAGTTCAATGTTACTGGAAAGAGCCCTAAGAAATGTTAGGGCATTATTGGGCAATGTAGAGGAAGGGTGTATACTTATTGTGGGTGCTGCCACAATGTGAATATTACGGGAATATTGTAATAGTGGCATAAATCCAAAAGGTGCTGGTGttctattttttaaattattttatttaaagatatagTGTGGAATTGCCCCTTCTAGCCCTTCGAAGCACAGCGACCCAGCATCCCCCAACAAccctaatttaaccctaacctaatcacgggacaatttacaatttccATTTAATGtacctggtaggtctttggaatgtgggaggaatctggggaaacacagacacattTCCCAGGGACTCCTTGAGCAGTACACCCTCCCTGAGCTGTGATGGCatgatgctaaccactatgctaccatgaatTTAGTCACGGTAGGTTCATTTATTTTGTGAATCAGGAACTCCCAGGTCTCAGATTCTCACTCCATTCTGCTGATGATAAAGAGATGCAGATTTACTCGATGGTTTTGTTACAAAAAAGATCACAAAAAAGCAAAGCATAAAGCCATAAGACTTTGGCGCAcaattggccatttggcccatcaagactgcttctaccattcaatcaaggctgatttattacccccctcgaccccaatctcctgccttttccttgtaacctttgacaacctatcaacctccattttaaatgtacccaatgacttggcctccacaaccgtcagtggcaataaattccacaggttctccACCTTCTGGCAAAAGAAACTCCTCTTCATCGCTATTCAAAATGGACTTCCTTCTATTCTGtggccgtgccctctggtcctagaaacatagaaaataggtgccggagtaggccattcagccctttgagcctgcaccgccattcagtatgaccatggctgatcatccaactcagaaccctatacctgctttctctccatacccccgatccctttagccacaagggccatatctaacttcctcttaaatatagtcaatgaaccggcctcaactgtttcctgtggcagagaattccacagattcaccatgctctgtgtgaagaggtttttcatctcagtcctaaaagtctgctcctttatccttaaactgtgacccctcgttctggacttccccaacatcggaaacaatcttcctgcatctagcctgtccaatccctttagaattttatacgttagAATTGTCGGAAACTTCCTCTGCATATCCATTCTCTTGAAGGGGGAAGAACATTCAAAGACTTTGGTTTGGAGGATTTACATTTTTAGGTAACTGGTGTTGTTCTATTGTAACTTGTTTTATTTTGTTACTGTACGTGCTTGTTTTGATACAGCATGCTCTTACAGTGATAACAGAAAAGTTTAATTGTATCTGACACTTTAGGTCATCACTGCCGATCACGTTCAGCTGATGGTACCCTTGGTCCTAGAAAGGAACCTCTGGGCTACAGTTCCAGGTGAGGAGACCATTATGAACGTCCCTGGATTCTGGCTGGTCCGCAGGGAAAACCTGGAATACTTTCCCCGCAATAGCAGCTACTGGGACCGCTGCATTGTGGGTGGTTACCTGTCACCTAAAGTAGTGACTGAAAATTTTGATAAAGTCTTGTCGGGGACCATCAACTGGCCAGCTATCGGAAGTGTCCTGGACCTCATCATTCGGCCAGTGGTTCCGTCAGAAACATTGACTTTGGAAGTTCAGTACGACACGAGTAAAAAATTATTTATTGACTTCCTACCACTGATCGTGATGGAGGACACCATGCTGATCGCCAAACCGCACCGCAATGGACGATATGACAACATGTGGCGGCAAAGCTTCAGAACTGCCGAAACCGCCAAGCTTCGTGCCCTAGACGAGAGGGACGGAGGCTGTCGCTGCTGCTGCCTCAAGATACTGAAGGCCATCTGCAAGTCCAATGCCATCCTCAACAAGTTGACGGCTAGTCAACTGACCAACGTGATCCTGCATGGTTGCGGAAAGGAATTGGACTGGACTTCAGAGACACTGGCTGATAAATTCCTGCTGGTACTTAAAGAATTAATAAGCTACTTGGAGCAAGGCTTCTTACCATGCAGTTTAGATACCAAAGTGAACCTGTTTTTGGAATTTACGGAAGAGGAGATTGATGAGTTGGGATACATGCTGTACTCTTCCTTATCTGAGCCAGAAATTCTGTTAAATACTTGAATTAGGTTTGAGGTCAGCTCACAGAGATTTGTACTTGATAGTTATCAGGCTTCTCCAGACAACAGTTAGACAGCTGTTAAACTTTTAATAACCCCATTGACTCGATGACTGTTCTGCATTTCCTAA
Proteins encoded in this window:
- the mief1 gene encoding mitochondrial dynamics protein MID51, with the translated sequence MAGMGEGKSKKGDNGVGNAIDFVLSNARLVLGVGGAAMLGIATLAVKRMYDRAISAPNSPSKMDLRSAKQSWEEPSWIGSSPRLLSRDMKGNISRSLQTLPTSCEADASKGASPSRKTQMDLKKARLRLSMQDKLFAYYRKHVVIPGAEVSRAKQAALDICAELRNFIHTKLPDMPLRDMYLSGSLYDDLQVITADHVQLMVPLVLERNLWATVPGEETIMNVPGFWLVRRENLEYFPRNSSYWDRCIVGGYLSPKVVTENFDKVLSGTINWPAIGSVLDLIIRPVVPSETLTLEVQYDTSKKLFIDFLPLIVMEDTMLIAKPHRNGRYDNMWRQSFRTAETAKLRALDERDGGCRCCCLKILKAICKSNAILNKLTASQLTNVILHGCGKELDWTSETLADKFLLVLKELISYLEQGFLPCSLDTKVNLFLEFTEEEIDELGYMLYSSLSEPEILLNT